The following proteins are encoded in a genomic region of Moorena sp. SIOASIH:
- a CDS encoding DUF692 domain-containing protein, with protein MTTHVSSASINGAGIGLRSAHYQDILTHKHTIPWFEVLLDNYLTSQGLPLHYLEKVRQNYPVTLHGVGMSLGSTDPLDLEYLTNLKELAQQIEPAYISDHLSWISVNGHYLNDLIPLPYTEAVIEHVAQRILQAQEFLGCRILIENPSAYVSFTDSTMPEWVFIQQLLEKADCYLLLDVNNLYVTATNQGFDPLDYLNTIPATRVKQIHLAGYEEREDYLYDTHGYPVHPPVWKLYQATLERFGPVPTLIEWDTDIPAFEVLITQASKAQEYLDQVSIAKGTGNREQGTGSRESGVGSRESGTSDKKLSQFI; from the coding sequence ATGACAACTCACGTTTCTTCAGCTTCTATTAATGGTGCTGGAATCGGTTTACGCTCGGCCCATTATCAAGATATCCTTACTCATAAACATACTATACCTTGGTTTGAGGTATTATTAGATAATTATTTAACGTCTCAGGGTTTACCACTCCACTATTTAGAAAAAGTCCGCCAAAACTATCCCGTTACTTTGCATGGCGTCGGTATGTCTTTGGGGTCAACCGACCCTTTAGATTTAGAGTATTTGACAAATTTAAAAGAGTTAGCCCAGCAGATTGAACCAGCATACATTTCCGATCACCTATCCTGGATTTCCGTTAATGGTCACTATCTTAACGATTTAATTCCTCTTCCTTATACCGAAGCAGTGATAGAACATGTAGCCCAACGGATCTTGCAAGCTCAGGAATTTCTAGGTTGTCGGATTTTGATTGAAAACCCATCGGCTTACGTGAGTTTCACAGATTCAACTATGCCAGAATGGGTATTTATTCAACAATTGTTAGAAAAAGCCGATTGTTACTTGCTGCTAGATGTCAACAATCTTTATGTCACTGCTACTAATCAAGGATTTGACCCCCTTGATTACCTGAATACAATTCCAGCAACCAGGGTCAAACAAATTCATTTAGCAGGGTATGAAGAACGGGAAGACTATCTATATGATACCCACGGTTATCCTGTTCATCCTCCAGTGTGGAAATTGTATCAAGCAACATTAGAGCGCTTTGGTCCAGTGCCTACTCTGATTGAATGGGATACTGATATCCCAGCTTTTGAGGTATTAATCACCCAAGCTAGTAAAGCTCAGGAGTATTTAGATCAGGTAAGTATAGCAAAGGGAACAGGGAATAGGGAACAGGGAACAGGGAGTCGGGAGTCGGGAGTCGGGAGTCGGGAGTCGGGAACTTCGGATAAAAAATTATCACAATTTATTTAG
- a CDS encoding ATP-binding protein, whose amino-acid sequence MQSAEKPQRLESLLKAGFERSFEAIAIVGDNGQFIEVNPAVCDLFGLAREELINHSIINFFKLDLNCEQAWHLFWERGQEIGEVQLLCPNGTTRAVEYTSVIDLSPGNHLLILRDITKRRQAAKEELQRQHQRVELFSEVTLKIRQSLQLKEILQTAVTEVQRILQADRVLIYQVFANGTGKIISEATLPTYPAILDVEFPEEVFPAEYRELYGQGRTQAYADVHSPDAAVAECLVEFLDEWHVKAKLVVPILQSLNSYTNSQNRRVKPQNKLWGLLIAHQCQAPRLWSEFEVELMQQLADQIGIALSQAQLLENLEEMVAERTAELMKVNSNLQQEINDRLQAEEALRRSEEQLRLITNALPVLIAYIDKEQRYRFNNQAYKTWLGLSPLEVSGSHLQKVHGKKVYQQIRVHVEAALSGRTVTYEHEMTLKDRRTHSVSVTYIPHLSEEEGLVKGFFALTSDISDRKAIERMKDEFISVVSHELRTPLASIHGSLKILATGKLGKLSAKGQRMLEIADEQTDRLVRLVNNVLDLQRIESGKVNMDKKACNAADLIKKAVQAMQTMATEHGVKLATKSTSFSVWADPDYIVQTLTNLLSNAIKFSPANSTVWLSAITDNEVNRTKKQKQLGCSTTAYVTFQVKDQGQGIPNSQLESIFERFEQVDSSDSRKKGGTGLGLTICRKIIQQHGGKIWAESSLGKGSTFYFTLPALKQQEEDNHEY is encoded by the coding sequence ATGCAGTCTGCTGAGAAACCTCAAAGGCTTGAATCTCTTCTCAAAGCTGGATTCGAGCGCTCCTTTGAAGCAATTGCTATCGTTGGTGACAACGGTCAGTTCATAGAGGTGAACCCTGCTGTCTGTGATTTATTTGGTTTAGCAAGGGAGGAATTGATTAATCACTCCATTATTAATTTTTTTAAACTAGACCTCAATTGTGAACAAGCATGGCACCTCTTTTGGGAAAGAGGGCAAGAAATTGGGGAAGTTCAACTCCTCTGCCCAAATGGCACCACACGAGCAGTGGAGTATACATCAGTTATAGACTTGTCACCTGGTAATCACTTGTTGATTTTGCGGGACATTACCAAGCGCCGACAAGCAGCAAAAGAGGAACTCCAACGCCAACATCAGCGGGTAGAGTTATTCTCTGAAGTAACTCTCAAAATTCGCCAATCTTTGCAACTCAAAGAAATTCTACAAACTGCTGTTACAGAGGTGCAAAGAATTCTTCAGGCTGATCGAGTACTGATTTACCAAGTTTTTGCCAATGGAACAGGTAAAATCATTAGCGAAGCGACCTTACCGACATATCCGGCAATTCTCGACGTTGAGTTTCCCGAAGAAGTCTTTCCTGCAGAGTACCGAGAACTCTATGGTCAAGGTCGCACCCAAGCTTACGCTGATGTTCACAGCCCTGATGCCGCTGTGGCTGAGTGCTTAGTTGAGTTTCTGGATGAATGGCATGTCAAAGCCAAACTGGTTGTGCCGATCTTACAAAGCCTAAACTCCTACACAAACAGCCAAAATCGCCGAGTTAAACCCCAGAATAAACTTTGGGGTTTGCTGATCGCCCATCAGTGTCAGGCTCCTCGACTATGGAGTGAGTTTGAGGTTGAACTGATGCAACAGTTGGCAGACCAAATCGGCATTGCCCTGTCCCAAGCTCAACTGCTGGAAAATCTGGAAGAGATGGTTGCAGAACGGACAGCCGAGTTGATGAAAGTAAACAGCAATCTGCAACAGGAAATCAATGATCGCCTTCAGGCAGAAGAAGCTTTGCGTCGTTCTGAAGAACAACTCCGCCTCATCACTAATGCACTGCCTGTTTTAATTGCCTACATTGACAAGGAACAGCGCTATCGCTTCAACAATCAAGCCTACAAAACCTGGTTGGGACTTTCCCCTTTAGAGGTGTCTGGATCTCACCTTCAGAAAGTCCATGGGAAGAAAGTCTATCAGCAGATTCGGGTGCATGTGGAGGCTGCTTTGTCAGGTCGGACAGTCACCTACGAACATGAAATGACCCTCAAAGATAGACGCACTCACTCCGTCAGCGTTACCTACATCCCTCATCTCAGCGAGGAGGAGGGTTTAGTCAAAGGTTTTTTTGCCTTAACAAGTGATATTAGCGATCGCAAAGCCATAGAACGGATGAAGGACGAGTTCATTTCAGTGGTCAGTCACGAACTCCGCACCCCTCTGGCCTCAATTCACGGTTCCCTGAAAATCCTGGCCACGGGAAAACTCGGTAAGCTCTCTGCCAAAGGACAGCGAATGCTGGAAATTGCCGACGAACAAACTGATCGCCTGGTGCGCTTAGTCAATAATGTCTTAGACCTACAGCGCATTGAGTCAGGTAAGGTGAATATGGACAAAAAAGCCTGCAATGCAGCTGACTTGATCAAAAAAGCAGTCCAGGCTATGCAAACAATGGCTACTGAACATGGGGTTAAGTTGGCAACCAAGTCCACCTCTTTCTCTGTTTGGGCTGACCCCGACTATATTGTCCAAACCTTGACTAATTTACTAAGCAACGCAATTAAGTTTTCACCTGCCAATAGCACAGTTTGGCTCTCTGCAATAACAGATAACGAGGTTAATAGAACCAAAAAGCAGAAACAGCTGGGATGCTCCACAACTGCCTATGTCACATTTCAAGTCAAAGATCAGGGACAAGGCATCCCCAATAGCCAGCTCGAAAGTATCTTCGAGCGCTTCGAGCAAGTGGACTCATCTGATTCCCGTAAGAAAGGTGGAACAGGTCTGGGGCTAACCATTTGCCGCAAAATTATCCAGCAACACGGGGGCAAAATTTGGGCAGAGAGTTCCCTAGGTAAAGGCAGTACTTTTTATTTTACCCTACCCGCTTTAAAACAGCAAGAAGAAGATAACCATGAGTACTAA
- a CDS encoding phycocyanobilin:ferredoxin oxidoreductase: MLKTLQPSLRENQHTLIRKLANCIEDHWQHYLSLSPYTIPEDLGYVEGNLEGEKLLIENRCYQTPQFRKLHLELAKVSHRLDILHCVMFPHSNYNLPIFGVDLVGGKRVISAAIVDLSPVTTERILPISYRSVLAKLPKIKFSQHRDLPKWGDIFSEFCIFVRPADAQEEAAFLEQVKHFLTLHCQIATAMMPISSPYQEAEILAGQRYYCTQQQHNDKTRRILEQSFGQQWAQRYITTMLFDSP, encoded by the coding sequence ATGCTAAAAACTCTTCAACCCTCTCTAAGAGAAAACCAGCATACTCTCATTCGCAAACTTGCAAACTGTATTGAAGACCACTGGCAACATTACTTATCTCTGTCTCCCTACACTATACCAGAGGATCTCGGTTACGTGGAGGGAAACTTAGAAGGGGAGAAACTATTAATTGAAAATCGCTGTTATCAGACTCCCCAGTTTCGCAAATTACACCTAGAGTTAGCAAAGGTAAGTCATCGCCTTGATATTCTCCACTGTGTTATGTTCCCCCACTCCAACTACAACTTGCCAATTTTCGGAGTTGATCTTGTGGGAGGAAAAAGGGTAATTAGTGCGGCTATTGTTGATCTGTCTCCCGTTACCACTGAGCGCATCTTACCGATATCTTATCGTAGTGTTTTAGCAAAACTACCTAAAATTAAGTTTTCTCAACACCGCGATTTACCTAAGTGGGGAGATATTTTTTCGGAATTTTGTATATTTGTGCGTCCTGCCGATGCTCAAGAAGAAGCGGCTTTCCTTGAGCAAGTTAAGCATTTTTTGACTCTGCATTGTCAAATTGCGACCGCCATGATGCCGATTTCTTCTCCTTACCAAGAAGCTGAAATTCTGGCAGGACAACGCTACTACTGTACTCAGCAGCAGCATAATGACAAGACTCGAAGAATCTTAGAACAGTCTTTTGGTCAGCAATGGGCACAACGATATATAACTACAATGCTGTTTGATTCCCCTTGA
- a CDS encoding response regulator, translated as MRLLLVEDDESLIDLLKNSLPKQNYVIDAVTDGEQGWAYGSTYTYDLIVLDLLLPKVDGISLCQRFRASGYHMPILLLTSCHASVDKIRGLDAGADDYITKPFDLEELAARMRALLRRVNSNSLPVLSWGSLQLDPRSCKVTYDTQLLSLTAKEYGLLELFLRHSHHVFSTDEIIDNLWSSKEFPAEATVRSHLRKLRQKLRIAGAPEDLIETVHGLGYRLKLQPDNADSKPTTVIQEEITANKHSKHLKAIAAAWEKYREKSRNQLAILEQVPRVFSEGSLSSSHQEQGRLAAHSLAGNLGIFGFSEGSRLARELEGILQGDTDLGAEQIFHFQVLLTALRDELT; from the coding sequence ATGAGACTATTACTAGTGGAGGATGATGAGTCTTTAATTGATTTACTCAAAAACAGCCTTCCCAAGCAAAATTATGTGATTGATGCTGTCACTGACGGTGAACAGGGATGGGCCTATGGGTCAACTTATACCTACGACCTGATTGTACTGGACTTGTTGCTGCCAAAGGTTGACGGAATTAGTCTTTGTCAGCGTTTCCGCGCCAGTGGTTATCACATGCCTATCCTTTTACTAACATCATGCCATGCTAGTGTAGACAAGATTAGGGGGCTAGATGCTGGTGCCGATGACTATATAACTAAGCCTTTTGATCTTGAAGAACTAGCAGCTCGCATGCGAGCTCTATTGCGTCGAGTAAACTCAAACTCTCTGCCTGTACTGAGTTGGGGTAGCTTGCAACTAGACCCGCGCAGCTGTAAAGTAACCTACGACACTCAGTTGCTCTCATTAACCGCCAAGGAATATGGGCTACTAGAGTTATTCCTGCGCCACAGCCATCATGTTTTTAGTACTGACGAAATTATAGACAATTTGTGGTCCTCGAAAGAATTTCCAGCGGAAGCAACAGTTAGATCTCATCTAAGAAAGCTACGCCAGAAATTAAGAATTGCTGGTGCTCCGGAAGATCTGATTGAAACAGTACATGGACTGGGATATAGACTAAAGTTGCAGCCAGACAATGCTGATTCTAAACCTACTACTGTAATCCAAGAAGAGATTACCGCCAATAAGCACTCAAAACACCTCAAAGCGATCGCTGCAGCTTGGGAAAAGTACCGGGAAAAGAGCCGTAATCAATTGGCTATCTTAGAGCAAGTCCCTAGGGTTTTCTCAGAAGGGTCTCTGAGTTCTTCCCATCAAGAACAAGGGAGGTTGGCAGCTCATAGTTTAGCTGGAAACTTGGGTATTTTTGGTTTCTCAGAAGGGTCGCGCTTAGCCCGGGAACTTGAAGGGATCTTGCAAGGGGATACTGATTTGGGTGCTGAACAAATCTTCCACTTTCAGGTACTTTTAACCGCTCTGCGCGATGAACTAACCTAG
- a CDS encoding phycobilisome linker polypeptide has product MLGESLIVDSSNSPSESRTFVYEVTGLWHKEENTKNSYPLPKSSSIFIQVPYSQMNEEMQRITRMGGKIVSIRPVMPTT; this is encoded by the coding sequence ATGCTGGGTGAATCTTTAATTGTTGACAGTTCTAATTCACCATCAGAAAGTCGTACCTTTGTCTATGAGGTAACAGGGTTGTGGCATAAGGAAGAAAACACTAAAAACAGTTACCCTTTACCCAAGAGTAGCAGTATCTTTATTCAGGTTCCCTACAGCCAAATGAATGAAGAGATGCAGCGCATTACTCGTATGGGAGGAAAAATCGTCAGCATTCGTCCGGTTATGCCAACAACATAG
- a CDS encoding DUF2282 domain-containing protein gives MKDIKKNVMVGAALTSVLALGLGVASENALAGKEGMEKCAGIVKAGMNDCGANDHSCGGMAKVDSDPNEWIYVPEGTCKKIVGATIVGEPTSSQETEKPTESAQAN, from the coding sequence ATGAAAGATATCAAAAAAAACGTAATGGTAGGCGCTGCCTTGACTAGTGTCTTGGCTCTAGGTTTAGGTGTAGCATCTGAAAACGCCTTGGCCGGTAAGGAAGGAATGGAAAAATGTGCTGGTATCGTTAAGGCGGGGATGAACGATTGTGGAGCCAACGATCATAGTTGCGGCGGGATGGCTAAGGTAGATAGCGATCCTAATGAGTGGATCTACGTTCCTGAAGGCACTTGCAAAAAGATTGTTGGTGCAACGATTGTAGGAGAACCAACCTCCAGCCAGGAAACTGAAAAGCCAACCGAGAGTGCGCAAGCCAATTAA
- a CDS encoding DNA-binding domain-containing protein, which translates to MELRTLQQLFYDAVFENNPASTQTLAQHIKAAKELTPAEGLAIYRSSVLGNLSQTLMSIYPVCCCLVGEKFFDATAVSYIQRFPSLSMDLGNYGEHFPYFLANFEPAKQLPYLPDVARLEWHWHRVFNGEEATKLDVQALSTVPQEKWGELIFHLPKNSVLIESAYPIHRIWEVNQPEYEGDQQVNLDEGGIQLFLWRNGYDMRIELPTKEEWQLLKAFQGENRFEAICQDLAADELAIDVASELPQFVQRGWIARFSI; encoded by the coding sequence ATGGAATTAAGGACACTACAACAGCTATTTTACGATGCTGTTTTTGAAAATAATCCTGCCAGTACACAAACCCTTGCTCAACACATCAAAGCAGCTAAAGAATTGACTCCTGCTGAAGGGTTAGCGATTTATCGTAGCAGTGTCCTAGGCAACCTGAGCCAAACCTTAATGTCAATTTATCCAGTCTGCTGTTGTTTGGTGGGAGAGAAATTTTTTGATGCAACAGCAGTAAGCTATATCCAACGCTTTCCTTCTCTATCTATGGATTTAGGGAATTATGGTGAGCACTTTCCTTATTTTCTGGCCAATTTTGAGCCAGCCAAACAGTTACCCTATTTACCAGATGTAGCCCGGTTAGAGTGGCACTGGCATCGGGTGTTTAATGGTGAAGAAGCTACCAAGTTAGATGTCCAAGCATTGAGTACAGTTCCCCAAGAAAAATGGGGAGAACTGATTTTCCATTTACCTAAAAATAGTGTTCTGATCGAGTCAGCTTACCCGATCCATCGCATTTGGGAAGTTAATCAGCCTGAATACGAAGGTGATCAGCAAGTCAATTTGGATGAAGGGGGGATACAACTATTCCTCTGGCGCAATGGTTATGATATGCGCATTGAGCTGCCAACAAAGGAAGAATGGCAACTGCTAAAGGCTTTTCAAGGGGAAAATCGATTTGAAGCCATTTGTCAAGACCTGGCTGCTGATGAATTAGCTATTGATGTAGCATCTGAGCTACCGCAATTTGTACAACGTGGATGGATTGCAAGGTTTTCGATTTAG
- the katG gene encoding catalase/peroxidase HPI, which translates to MTTTGGKCPVIHGSVTTNSMSEMEWWPKALNLDILSQHDRKTDPMGVDFNYREAVKKLDVAALKQDLHALMTDSQDWWPADWGHYGGLMIRMTWHAAGTYRIADGRGGAGTGNQRFAPLNSWPDNANLDKARRLLWPIKKKYGSQLSWADLITYAGTIAYESMGLKTFGFAFGREDIWHPEKDIYWGPEKEWLAPSDNHHSRYSDQRKLENPLAAVTMGLIYVNPEGVDGNPDPIKTANDVRVTFARMAMNDEETVALTAGGHTVGKCHGNGDPGLLGVEPEGADIQDQGLGWVNNTGNGIGHNTVTSGIEGAWTPQPTLWDNGYFHMLLNYDWELKKSPAGAWQWEPIDPKEEDKPVNVADPTIRGNLVMTDADMAMKMDPKYRKISERFYNDPEYFSNVFRRAWFKLTHRDMGPKTRYIGPDVPEEDLIWQDPIPAGNTDYDIQAVKERIAVSGLSVSEMVCTAWDSARTFRGSDKRGGANGARIRLTPQKDWEGNEPARLAKVLTVLDSIAAETKASIADVIVLAGNVGIEQAAQAAGFEITVPFSPGRGDATDEMTDAESFDVLEPIHDGYRNWLKKDYAVSAEELMLDRTQLMGLTAPEMTVLVGGMRVLGTNYGGTKHGVFTDREGALTNDFFVNLTDMNYLWKPVGQNLYEICDRQTNQVKWTATRVDLVFGSNSILRAYAEVYAQDDSQEKLVQDFVAAWTKVMNADRFDLA; encoded by the coding sequence ATGACAACCACTGGTGGTAAATGTCCGGTGATACACGGTAGTGTAACAACAAATAGTATGTCAGAGATGGAGTGGTGGCCGAAGGCACTTAATCTCGATATTTTGAGTCAGCATGATCGCAAAACTGATCCGATGGGAGTGGACTTTAACTATCGGGAGGCGGTAAAAAAACTTGATGTGGCTGCACTAAAACAAGACCTACATGCGCTGATGACCGACAGCCAAGATTGGTGGCCAGCGGATTGGGGTCACTATGGTGGTCTGATGATCCGTATGACCTGGCACGCGGCCGGAACCTACCGGATTGCGGATGGTCGTGGCGGTGCGGGGACAGGTAATCAACGTTTTGCGCCACTCAACTCCTGGCCAGATAACGCCAACCTAGACAAGGCACGCCGTCTACTCTGGCCGATAAAGAAGAAGTATGGAAGCCAGCTTAGTTGGGCCGATTTGATTACCTATGCTGGCACGATCGCCTACGAATCCATGGGACTAAAAACCTTTGGTTTCGCCTTTGGTCGAGAAGATATCTGGCATCCGGAAAAAGATATTTACTGGGGGCCAGAAAAGGAATGGCTTGCCCCCAGCGATAACCACCACAGCCGCTATTCTGATCAGCGAAAGCTAGAAAATCCACTGGCTGCGGTAACAATGGGGTTGATTTATGTTAATCCCGAGGGTGTAGATGGCAATCCCGACCCTATCAAAACCGCCAATGACGTGCGCGTTACCTTTGCCCGTATGGCGATGAACGACGAAGAAACCGTAGCCCTTACAGCTGGGGGGCATACGGTGGGCAAATGTCACGGTAACGGTGATCCCGGGTTGCTGGGCGTGGAACCCGAAGGGGCAGATATCCAAGACCAGGGCTTGGGGTGGGTGAACAATACTGGTAACGGTATTGGTCACAACACCGTTACCAGTGGTATAGAAGGGGCCTGGACGCCTCAGCCGACCCTGTGGGATAATGGGTATTTTCATATGCTGCTCAACTATGACTGGGAACTAAAGAAGAGTCCAGCAGGTGCGTGGCAATGGGAACCGATTGACCCGAAGGAAGAAGACAAACCCGTCAATGTTGCAGATCCGACGATTCGCGGCAACCTTGTAATGACCGACGCCGATATGGCCATGAAGATGGACCCAAAGTATCGAAAGATTTCCGAGCGGTTCTACAACGATCCTGAATATTTCAGTAATGTCTTCAGACGGGCATGGTTCAAACTGACCCACCGAGATATGGGGCCAAAGACTCGCTATATTGGCCCCGATGTTCCAGAAGAGGATCTGATCTGGCAAGATCCTATTCCAGCCGGGAATACTGATTACGATATTCAAGCCGTAAAGGAACGCATTGCAGTAAGCGGTCTGAGCGTTAGTGAAATGGTTTGTACCGCTTGGGACAGCGCTCGTACATTTCGCGGATCGGACAAGCGCGGTGGCGCAAACGGGGCGCGAATTCGTCTGACTCCGCAGAAGGATTGGGAAGGCAATGAGCCAGCTCGTTTGGCAAAAGTATTAACTGTTCTAGACAGCATTGCAGCAGAGACAAAGGCAAGCATAGCGGATGTCATCGTCTTGGCCGGTAACGTAGGTATCGAGCAAGCTGCTCAAGCCGCTGGCTTCGAAATTACTGTCCCCTTTTCTCCGGGGCGGGGGGATGCAACGGATGAGATGACCGACGCAGAGTCATTTGACGTGCTAGAACCCATTCATGATGGCTACCGCAATTGGTTGAAGAAAGACTATGCCGTCAGTGCGGAAGAGCTTATGCTTGATCGCACGCAGTTGATGGGACTGACGGCTCCCGAGATGACTGTGTTAGTCGGTGGGATGCGTGTGTTAGGGACCAATTATGGCGGCACAAAGCATGGCGTATTCACGGATCGTGAAGGTGCTTTGACTAACGACTTCTTTGTGAACCTGACGGATATGAACTACCTGTGGAAACCTGTAGGTCAGAATCTGTATGAAATCTGCGATCGCCAGACTAATCAGGTTAAGTGGACAGCGACACGGGTCGATCTTGTCTTCGGCTCTAACTCAATCCTTCGTGCCTATGCTGAAGTCTATGCGCAAGATGACAGCCAAGAAAAGTTGGTGCAAGACTTTGTCGCAGCCTGGACGAAGGTGATGAATGCTGATCGTTTTGATCTGGCCTAA
- a CDS encoding response regulator has translation MSTKCILLIDDEETIQEVVQVGLELETDWEVLTASSGLEGIAMAKTKLPDAILLDVMMPDMDGIATFSKLKANSKTQSIPVIFLTAKTQIAEQHPFKKIGIAGVIIKPFNSITLAIQIAEMLEWKV, from the coding sequence ATGAGTACTAAATGCATCTTGCTAATTGACGATGAAGAAACTATCCAGGAAGTGGTGCAAGTCGGTCTGGAACTTGAAACAGATTGGGAGGTACTAACCGCTTCTTCAGGCTTGGAAGGTATTGCTATGGCTAAAACTAAACTGCCAGACGCAATCTTACTTGATGTAATGATGCCAGATATGGATGGAATCGCAACCTTTTCGAAGTTAAAAGCAAATTCTAAAACCCAGTCAATTCCCGTTATTTTTTTGACGGCCAAGACTCAGATAGCAGAGCAACACCCATTTAAAAAAATCGGGATTGCTGGTGTTATTATCAAACCCTTTAATTCTATAACTTTGGCTATTCAAATAGCAGAAATGTTGGAATGGAAGGTGTGA
- a CDS encoding tyrosine-type recombinase/integrase — protein sequence MSVTLTTTSLSLTKALPLTGHPARVYLSSLSPGSQRTMRQALDAIASLLTNNECDADTLNWAALTYQHTAAVQAALLEINSPATVKKKMAALRGVLTVAKKLKLMDPEDFEAAVDLPKIKNHPLPRGRALTQTEITALIEVCTSDTTNQGARDKALIGILRGTGLRRAEVVKLEVRDFDSDSGALEVRQGKGGKDRTVYLPEGAIAFVNDWLNVRGHQAGALLCPIRKGGQIQNRKMTPQAVLLILQKRAKEAGVESFSPHDFRRTFCSDLLDAGIDIVTVQKLAGHASPVTTAKYDRRGEEVKRRAVQKLGF from the coding sequence ATGAGTGTAACCCTCACTACTACATCACTCTCTCTCACCAAAGCTTTACCCTTGACTGGGCATCCGGCACGGGTTTATTTGAGTAGTTTGAGTCCTGGGTCGCAGCGAACAATGAGGCAAGCCTTAGATGCGATCGCTTCCTTACTCACTAATAACGAATGTGATGCAGACACCCTTAACTGGGCAGCCCTCACCTATCAGCACACCGCCGCCGTCCAAGCCGCACTACTAGAAATAAATTCCCCCGCCACGGTCAAGAAGAAGATGGCAGCCCTCAGAGGAGTATTAACTGTGGCAAAGAAGTTGAAACTGATGGATCCAGAAGATTTCGAGGCGGCGGTGGATTTACCCAAGATTAAGAATCATCCCTTACCCAGAGGTCGGGCATTAACTCAAACAGAAATTACGGCACTTATTGAGGTATGTACTTCCGATACAACTAATCAAGGGGCTAGGGATAAAGCCCTAATTGGTATCCTACGGGGTACAGGATTGCGACGGGCAGAGGTGGTGAAGCTGGAAGTGCGAGATTTTGATAGTGATAGTGGTGCATTGGAAGTGCGTCAGGGTAAGGGGGGTAAAGATAGGACGGTTTATTTACCCGAAGGTGCGATCGCGTTTGTGAATGATTGGTTGAATGTCAGAGGTCACCAAGCAGGAGCGCTATTGTGTCCAATCCGCAAAGGCGGGCAGATACAGAACAGAAAGATGACCCCCCAGGCGGTATTGTTGATTTTGCAGAAGCGGGCTAAAGAAGCTGGGGTGGAGTCCTTTAGTCCCCATGATTTTCGCAGAACCTTTTGCTCTGATCTGCTCGATGCTGGGATTGATATTGTGACGGTACAGAAGTTAGCTGGCCATGCTTCCCCTGTGACTACCGCTAAGTATGACCGGCGGGGTGAGGAGGTTAAGCGTAGGGCGGTTCAGAAATTGGGGTTTTGA